Within the Mustela lutreola isolate mMusLut2 chromosome 2, mMusLut2.pri, whole genome shotgun sequence genome, the region GATGCTGATTTCCCTGCTTAAATCAGGGCTCCTGAAACTTAAGTCCAAGGTGGGGTAGCTAGGAATTGCTTTGGGGTGTCAGACTTCTGCTGTTGGGTTCCCCTGGCACCTTCCACAGCTCTCATCCCCCACCTGGCAGAGGCTTTGCTGTTTCCTAGGGCCTCTCTCTCGGGAAGCCTCACAGCACCCTGTACCCCTTCCCTGCATTTGCAAGATCAGGACGCCTCTGCAGTTAACTGATTGGATTTTGCTAGTGGGATCGTTGGGTTTGAGTATgtgtttaatgaaaaattttaaaatgttgtaagAGGAAAGAATTTTACATCCTGCCAAATTAAAACCAGAGAGAGATCTTCCAGCTTTAACTGTTGATGTTTTGACTTTTTTAGTTACTGCGGAATACACGATCCTGCTTGCGTGGTTTACTGTAACACCAGCAAGAAGTGGTTCTGTAACGGGCGTGGAAATACTTCTGGCAGGTAGATAATCAGACCGCGCATGTGTCTTTAATCAGTGCTGTGCTCAGATTTGTGTGTAAATTATGGAAATGTTGAAGCAAAAGCACAATATAAAATCACGCTAACAAACCtggttttttccctcctctgtgaCTGGTTTAACTTGAAACAGATGGTGGTGTGTGAATGCCTTAATGTATTTACCCTTGATTTATTCTCTGTGGTTCTTTTATTATGCAAGTAGGGTTGGCTTAATTCTCATTcccagtttttatttatatttttctgcaaGATGAGCTCCTGGCACACCCATTCATCTTCATTACTGGGTGCCTGGGGAGGATGTTCCCAGGACAGTAATGGGCATCCATGGGAGCCGCTTCCTGAGAAGGCTCCCTCTGGCCTTAGCTCATCGGAGCAGTCCTGAGGTTAATACGGGCCAGATCCTGAATCATCGGATTAAATTAAGTTCACTTGACTATCGTCTctgggcttcccttcctgctgttGATCAGCAGCAGCTGTGACTAGGtctcttgttttgtgttttgtgtttgggGTGAGACCAGTTTTGTGCTGGTGCTTGGATTTCAGCACAGAATCCAGTCCTGTGTCCCTCCAGAGCTGCCGTGTTGTGTGACAGCTCACACTACTGTCacagagaagcagagcagagTCTTGTAGGGCTCCAGGCCGCTAACAAGAAAGCAGCATCTTCTGGGGTTCGTGTTTTGGAGACATACAGTGACAAAAGCCCATAGGCAGGTTTATTTGCACAGAGTCCCCACCCTTCCTGTGTCTTCCACAGCTGCATGCCAGGGCTCACCATCTTGTGCTGCCTGAGGACACAGTGGTCAGATCTCGAGTCATCTTAGAGTTAGCAATGCAAACTGTGGGATTCTAGATGAGGCAAAATGGGCTGATGTTTAATTCTacagatttgaaagaaaaagtgtCTTCAGGGTAACCAGATTCATGTCCCATTTTCAGAATGTTCTGGGTAATTTCATCATTACTGTGGTTGCATTAGTTCCTCTCCTTCAGGAAAAGCaattaaataaaacttcttaGCTGGCAACCCCATCTTCCGGTCAGCAGAGCCAAGATCAGGGAAGTTAGTGAAAGGCCTCTAAGAGAAAATAGACTCCATCAGCCAGCACTGAGTGTTTGCATGAGGCCAGATGGTAGAAATGATGGGACAGCCACTTGCCTTCAGGGAGCTTCCAGTATAATGGGGTGAGGTGGGTGTAGAAAAGACGGGAGGAAGTCAGTCTGGTAAAATGCCCAGTTGTGACAGTTTCAGAAGAGAGGGTGCTCTGTGGGTACAGAGAGTGGTGACAGCTGGTTAGATAATCTGACTGGCTTCCTGGGCTAGAACAGGCCAGAGAGGGTTGGAATGTGGAGCCTGAGCCGAAGCTTGCAACAGCAGGGGTTTCCCCGAGGTGCGGCCAGGCGGTATCTGACAGACCCGCAGCATGGCTGTAGGTAGCTGGGGGAGACTAAGGCAGAGCCATGCACCATGCGTGGACCCCAGGCGAGGCCAGCTTGTCTTAGGTGGAGTTCATAAGCCCTGGGTGTCGGTGAGCTGTGTCCCGGAAATGGGAGGGACAGCAGAATCCTGGCCACGCGGCAGCAAGGAAGGAGCCGGGACAGCGTGGTTTCAGAAGGTTTAGAGCCGGCCCTGTGCTTCCTGAGTGTAGCCCTGAGCCCCGTTGCTCTATATTTTTTACTGCCCTCAGGTTTCTAATATGTTTGGTTATCAAGTTTCCTGGCCTGCAGCAAGGTAGGAGGGGCTGTTGCTCCTGAAAGCAGGCACAGGGACCCGGAGAAGCaatggaaagcagcagcagccgagAAGCCTCAGCAAGCCGAGAGGAGCCATGGAAGGGGCAGGCCTCTTGCCTCTCTGGGACAGCAGCTTTGGCCTTAGCCATAAGTTCATTCACGCCCTGTATGGAGGATTTCAGAAAGCAGGAACTAAAAAAAAGGAGCAGGAACTATGTGAAACATGTTAGGAAACATGTTAGTTTTCCTTAAAGGCTGTTCAAGTCGGATTGATTTTtgcgctcagtggggaaccaGTTCAGGGGCGGGCTGATCCCCTGGGACGCCAGATGGATGAGGTGTGACCGCCCCTGCTAATGGACTGTGAACGGTACCGGAACTTTTAACGGGGGGCTCGAAAATTGGAAGTGGTGAAAAGCCAAACTTTGGgtgttaactatttatcatttccTGGTTTCAGCCACATTGTAAATCACCTCGTGAGGGCAAAATGCAAAGAGGTGACTCTGCACAAGGATGGGCCCCTGGGGGAGACAGTTCTGGAGTGTTACAACTGCGGCTGCCGCAATGTCTTCCTCCTCGGCTTCATCCCTGCCAAGGCCGACTCAGTAGTGGTGCTGCTGTGCAGGTGAGGGGCGGGTGCATTCAGCCCCAGTGGGCGGAGAGGTGTGAGGATATTTGGGGGCTGGGACTAGTTAGAGAACTGGGAATGCTGAGTAACTCTTCTGGGGTGTGTTCTGGTTAAATcataaaaagaattctgtaacaACAGTGTTAAGAGTTTTGAGAGTTCAGAGCTCAAGTGCATGGGGAGAGGCAACGTATTACTAACAATTTAAAGGTAATACGATCACATAGTAAGATGTAGGGAACGTCACTTTGGGATGAAAGGTAAGCCTTGTGGGTGGAGGTCATCCTCACCTGGGCTCTTCCCGCCCTTGGTGTCTCTGTAGGCAGCCCTGCGCCAGTCAGAGCAGCCTCAAGGACATCAACTGGGACAGCTCCCAGTGGCAGCCCCTGATCCAGGACCGCTGCTTCCTCTCTTGGCTGGTCAAGATCCCTTCTGAGCAGGAGCAGCTGCGGGCCCGGCAGATCACTGCCCAGCAGATCAACAAGCTGGAGGAGCTCTGGAAGGTGAGGGCCTGCCGAGAATGCAAAATTGCCTCAGCGTGGTTCTTGTCCAGGGAGAGCTGCTGAGAGTGTTTCTGGAACAGGAGATTCCAGAAGCAACTTGAGGGAGAGACTGCAGTCTCTACCTGGAATGGCCCTTTGGTGGAATCCCACAGGCACCTTCTGCTGGGCCTCTGGGAAAGGACAGCTCTGGTTGTTGGAATTTTTTCTCTTattgcagaggaggagggagagcagaaaTGGCCCTGGGCGGCTGTGGGTGCATATGTCAGGGGGAGCCGGGCCTGGGGAAACAGGACTGTGAGGGTGCTGGGAGACCTTGTTGGGCCTGTAACGTGTCTGAGCCAGGGTGACTCCAGGCCAGGGGTGAATGTTCAGGGGAAAAGGAGTCCGGGTCACAAAAGTCAGAGAGGCAGGGCCCACAACGGCTggatgagcagaggggaggggcttcCTGGTTGGGTAGTGGGGTGTCTGCCCTGCCCAACAGACCCAGTTCTCTAGGGAAGCCCTTCTCTGGTTCTGGCTGTTCAGCTTTTATGATAAAGTTTTAGTAATTGGGCTATAAATTTTAATTGCCTGTGTAatccaaaatctttttttccctttttttaagattttattcatttatttgacagagagagagatcacaagtaggcagagagagaaggggaagcgggcttgccgctgagcagagagcccgatgcggggctcagtcccgggaccctgggatcatgacctgagccgaaggcagaggcttaacccactgagccacccaggtgcccccccataaTCCAAAatcttaaatgtaaatttattttcactttgagTGCAAGTCAAAATATTTCTCAAGTGTCTCTAGCAAGGTACCTTTCTGCTTCGATTTTTGGATggccagaacttttttttttttttaagattttatttatttatttgacaggcagagatcacaagtaggcaaagaggcaggcggtgggggtgggggaagcaggctccctgctgagcagagagcccgatgcggagctcgatcccaggaccccaagatcatgacccaagctgaaggcagaggctttaaccactgagccacccaggcgccccctcttttaaaatattttattagagagatcacaagcagaggggaggggaagagggagaagtagactccctgctaagcggcgagcctgatgcgggactcaatcccaggaccccaggatcatgacccgagtcgaaggcaaatgcttaactgactgagccacccaggctccccagaactCTTTGACTTTTCCTGTTTATAGCTAATACCAAATACTGTTCTGTCCCTGCCAGAGAAGAGTGTGTCACCCCTATTGGTGCAGTACAGGGTGAGGAGGaaactggggggctgggggaagaaGAAGGGCCTCCCCTTTTGTTTACACAGAGAACTGGTGGTCTTCTGGCAACCCCAAAGCGGTATTCTCTCTCCTGGTTCAGGGGCTAGGCATTTGTTGGGGAACGTAGCCAATTTGATGGTCTAGGCATGTCAGGCTATGTCCCTGGCGTGACATCACCAGTATTTACCCTGCTGGTGTAgccctgggcaggggcaggggtaaCGGCAATGGCAAGGACTGAAGGGTGTGCAGAGACCCAGCCAGTGTCTGTGTCCCTGTGCCCCGTACACTTCCCCATACGAGGACTCTCCTCCTGGGGTGGATGCCACCGGCAACGGTGCCCTCTGTACGATGCTTGTTCTGACAGGTGACGGATAGGCCTTGCTCTTCTAGGGACTCGTGAGCCTGCTTGTAGTTCCTTTCGTATATAGGCGAAAATGGGGAAGAACAGGCGCGGTGCTTGTCTTCTAGGAAAATCCTTCTGCCACCTTGGAGGACCTGGAGAAGCCAGGTGTGGACGAGGAGCCGCAGCACGTGCTCCTGCGGTATGAGGACGCCTACCAGTACCAGAACATATTCGGGCCTCTGGTCAAGCTGGAGGCTGACTACGATAAGAAACTGAAAGAGTCCCAGGTGATGTGGTGTGTGCAGGAGGGTTTCGGTCATTTAACACAGCATCTCTCCTAAGGTCTGGGGAGGGCGGTTTCCTCTGCAAACGGCGGATGCTGACGTGGGCCGAGGCGCAGTGCCCGGAGACGGACGGTGGATTGAGGGCAGGCGAGGGAGCGACCCTTGGGCTGATGCCTGGTTGCTCGGAGCTAAACACCGGCCTGAGTGTTTTCTGATTTAAAATCCAGCCAAAATCTCTCACAGTCAGGGTTGCGTCCTTTGCCCACGGCTGTGAGAGCCCGGGCCGAGGAGCCTGTGGCACACCGAGGGCACTTCTGGCACCGGTCTCATGAAGAGCACGTGTAGGAAGCGGGAGCTCCGAGGATCGGCCGCCAGCTGCTTCTTCCTCCGCAGTTCACAGAGAAGCCGCCTCCGAGAGCAGCCGTCGAGTGGGGGTCTCCTGGTCGTCTGGAGCGGGTTCTGGGGGTCCTCATGGCTTCTGTCCTGGATGTGCCCTTGCTGGTGTTGCAGGCGGTTGGCTGCTGCACGCAGCACACTGACATCGTGGCTTGTGAGGGCGCCATAGGGCGCGCAGCTGTGGAAACCCAGACACGAGGAGTCCAGGCCCGTGTCTGTGTCTCAGGCTAACAGGGCTCTTATTTTTCATGTGCTCAGACTCAAGATAACATCACGGTCAGGTGGGACCTGGGCCTTAACAAGAAGAGAATCGCCTACTTCACTTTGCCCAAGACTGACTCTGGTAATGAGGATTTAGTCATAATTTGGTTAAGAGgtgattttaagttttaaaatatttgtgaccATAAGTAGCATAAAATTCCTAGTTTCTCCCTTGTAAAGTGTCCCTTAATTTGAACTCTTCATGATGGCAGCCTCGGCACATGTTGAAAACGCTAATTTTCTTGCTGTGTTTTCTCTGTAAGATATGCGGCTCATGCAGGGGGATGAGATATGTCTGAGGTACAAAGGGGATCTGGCACCCCTGTGGAAAGGGATCGGCCACGTCATCAAGGTCCCTGATAGTATCCTTTGCGTACAGATGGGTGAGCTTGTCCTGAGCACAGGTGGCCTGCATGGGGTCACCGCAGGTGGAGGAAAGGGCATCGTAGGCGGCCTTGGCTCAGGGGGCCCCTCTGACTGGCATTTGCCACTGAGTCCTTGCTTCAGTTGTGCTGTGCGGATGTGTCCAGCTCTGCGCCCCAGGGCTCTGGAGGCTCAGTTGGAATCCCGGCCGGGATGCGACTGCTTCATGCCGGGCGCTGCCCTCGCGCTCACAGGGAGGATGTGGGAGCTGGCAGTGGGGGGCCTGGACCCCACGGCGGCATCTGCTGATGAGGGTGGGCCAGGTGGGCGGTGTCTGCTAATGTTTGGCACAGAGGAGGCTCTTTCTCCCCGGTAACCCAGTGAAGGCTCCTCAGAAAGGTAAACCCAGCTTTTGACAACGACGAAACTTAACTCAGCGGCACAGATTATGGCGATGAGATCGCCATTGAGCTTCGGAGCAGTGTGGGTGCGCCTGTGGAGGTGACGCATAACTTCCAGGTGGATTTCGTGTGGAAGTCCACCTCATTTGATAGGTACGTGTGCCTTGGCCCTGCAGGCTCTGCTGGCTCTGCTTCCGTGCCTGGCCCAGGGCGCGGCTTCTGCCTCCAGCGTCTCAGTGATCATCCTCGTCTGCGGGGGCTGTGTTGTGCGCATCGCCGACCTCGAGTTCTCCTTCCAGGATGCAGAGTGCATTGAAAACGTTCGCTGTGGATGAGACGTCCGTCTCGGGCTACATCTACCATAAGCTGCTCGGGCATGAGGTGGAGGACGTGATCATCAAGTGCCAGCTGCCCAAACGCTTCACGGCACAGGGGCTCCCCGACCTCAACCACTCCCAGGTGCCCACCTGCCCTggggcggggcgcggcgcggCGCAGTGCGGGCCCAGCTGGCAGGGCCTGCTGGGGCGGGCGTTCCCACCACTCCCCGGGTCTGGCTGCCACCTCACGACTACCTGTTATCTGAAGGTTTATGCTGTCAAGACTGTGCTGCAGAGACCGCTGAGTTTGATCCAGGGACCACCAGGCACAGGGAAGACAGTGACCTCTGCCACCATCGTCTACCATCTCGCGCGGCAGGGCAATGGGTAGGACTCGGGGTAGCCcaaggtgggaagagagagacctGTCTGCCAGGACGTCTGGGGGCCCCTGTTACCTGGCACGCTGGGTTTTACATTATTTGTATGAGAACATTATTTGTATGAGATCTGGCCTCTGTGGTTGCTCTTCCCAAGCAAGCCTGCTGCTCCAGTAAGGGCCGTGGTGGGGCAGCAGGTGTCGGGCCCGTACGCATCACGGACTTTGAGAGTCTTTACGGTGCTGACGGGGGTAGAGATGCAGGATTCCGTTAGTAGCGTAGCTGCACATGAGAAGCGTGTCAACCAGGTGGGAGCTGGAAGCTCCAGACCAGTGGGGTTTTTTGCTTCTCCAGCTTTGTTCACTCCTGGCTTTAGTCTTAGGTCACAAGTTGGGGGACTCCACTCTCTGGGAGTCAGAAAAACAGTCTTAACAGTTAGCATTTCCTGAATTTCCTCTGGCTGAGCTCTGAGACATTTGTTCACCTTGTGTTGAAGGCCTGTGCTCGTCTGTGCTCCAAGTAACATAGCTGTGGACCAGCTGACTGAGAAGATCCACCAGACTGGGCTGAAGGTCGTGCGGCTCTGTGCCAAGAGCCGTGAGGCCATTGACTCCCCAGTGTCCTTCCTGGCCCTGCACAACCAGATCAGGAACATGGATAGGTGGGTGTGGGGTAGCCTGCCTCGAGCGTGGCACGTGTCCTGGGCGCGGTCCCTGGCAACACCTGGCTCCCCTGCCTGCTGACGTGTCACGGTGCTTCCAGCATGCCAGAGCTGCAGAAGCTGCAGCAGCTGAAGGACGAGACGGGGGAGCTGTCCTCTGCTGACGAGAAGCGGTACCGGGCCCTGAAGCGCACCGCCGAGAGGGAGCTGCTCATGGTGAGCTCTTAACCACTGGGCTGCTCGGTTCTGTTTGGCTGTGGGACCTGTTTCAGTGTGCCGGGCAGACCATGGCGCCTTTACGGCAGTTTATTTTGCGTTTGAGAAAACGTTGATACCTCCCACGTTTGCCTTCTCAGTGGTTGCACATCTTGGCCTGTAGGTGGGTCTGGAACACTCTCTGCTCTTCTATAGCAAACCAAGCAAGGTTTCCCCAGCTCTGCACTGCCTCTCGGAGGCTCTCTTGAGGCACAGAACCACATCTGTGCTGAGAGGTTTTCTTGATGAAGCTAGATCAGTTAGGATCTCAGAAGGTAGTGCCACTACAGTCTGGATGTAGATATTGTCCAGGTGGGACAGCGGCCTGTTTCCGTAGGTGTCAGGGAGGGCGCAAACCAGTGCCCTGCCCCACCTGCCCTTGGGGACCTGATAGCATTTACCATGCAAGTTCCCTGATGTTTTGCCTGCTCTCGTCTTCAGAACGCAGATGTCATCTGCTGCACGTGTGTGGGTGCAGGGGACCCGAGGCTTGCCAAGATGCAGTTCCGCTCCATTTTAATTGACGAGAGCACCCAGGCCACTGAACCAGAGTGCATGGTCCCTGTGGTCCTTGGCGCCAAGCAGGTGGGCCATTCACCGTCGTCCTGTTTGAAAACcagtgtgtgttctctctttccaGTTCCGTGTCATTCTCAGCGCTGGGGGGTTGTTTTTGGTAATGCTTTGTAGTGCTGTGTGATGTCTTGGCAGAGCAGAGGGGTGCCCAGTGGGCTTACTGAGGGTTCTTGGAAGGATGGGTTTCCCCACCTCTTGTGGGTCCTGAGTGCAAGTCTGTTGTTCCATGTTTAGGTTTCCCCTGCTATCCAACAGTAAAGCTCTGCCTTGAAACCTCTCACAAGCCAAAATGGGATAAAGTGAAGAATATCCCTGCTTTCTGAAAATTCATATTACACTGCTTTGCTTTTACAGAAGACCTCCGGTAGTATCTGTTTCTGACAACCAAAAGAAATGATAAGATTTTTGCTTTTACGACAAACGCTGTTGCCATGCTAAGGGAGGTCTTTCATAAAAGAGAAGTGATGTGACCAAGCTTGTTTGGGAAAGGTGGATACCTGGATGTGGGGGCGGTTTCCCGTGCTGGTTGGCTCTTACTGCTTGAGTCCTACATGACTGGGTGGTCGTAGAACACCAGGGCCCTTTCGTGCCCCCTACGCAGACGTCTCCTGTTTCATACTTGAGATCCTCACCTGTGTGGGCCTCTCACCACAGCTCATCCTCGTGGGCGATCACTGCCAGCTGGGCCCTGTGGTGATGTGCAAGAAAGCGGCCAAAGCGGGACTGTCTCAGTCGCTCTTCGAGCGCCTGGTGGTGCTGGGCATCCGCCCCATCCGCCTGCAGGTCCAGTACCGGATGCATCCCGCACTCAGCGCCTTCCCTTCCAACATCTTCTACGAGGGCTCCCTCCAGAACGGCGTCACTGCAGGTAGCGCTCAACCCGCAGTGGGGGGCCAAAGGGAACTGAGCCTGGCGAGATGACACCTGTTGTCACTGCCTAAGTTGTCTTATGTGGTGATCTCATGTGTAAGGGGCACCTCAGAGAGGTACAGTGGTCTGCGGGATGGCGTGTCCCCCCTGGAGTGTGGAACATCCTTGGCATGTGGCCGTGGGGGAGCTTGACCTGGTGAAATGCAGAGTCACTACCTGAGAACTCACACCTTGGGCTTATCACACAGCGGACAGAACGGGAGGTGGCAGAGCCGACTGTTCCTCCCACTCCTTACCCTGTTGTTCTCGAAACCCGGGCCCTGGGGCTTCACAGGACGGAGGTTAGAACTACCCTCGTGATAATACTGAGGCATTGTATGCCCTTTTGCCATGAGGACGCTCGTGCTGAGGGTGTAGAGGCAACCCTGGAGGGCTGCTGGCTGGTGCCTTGGCATCAGTGGGGACAGTGCTGCCAGACTACCATGTGTCGTCACTGCCACATGCTTGCAGCAGGCAAGACCCTGAATGCCTCAGTGACGCGTACTCACTTTGTGCACATCCATATGACCCTGTGCGTGTCGAGGTAGGGAGCTCTTCTAAGACACTTGGCAAGTATGGTAGGTGTTTTTAAAAGGACTCAGGGACACAGTATGGTCAGTCATTCAGACTGAGGTGTTCAGCAGGTTCTTTCCCAGAAATGATCAAAGTGAGTCAGCCTGTGGCTTCAAGGAAAACAATTGACAATACTTATCTCCAGTGATAAAACCTAAGGActcaaaatgaaaagcagaattttggaaaactcatGTTCCTGATCTGGGCCAACCAAGTCTCTCCAATGTCGAGTGGCTTTTCTGATGAGATCTGTGGTAGTGACAAGTGTCTATGAAGTGTGTGAGTCTTTTGGGAGCTCTGACTTGGTGAACAAGTACTTTCCATTCTGATGGCCCACAAGGATGTTACAAAGTCAGAGGCCATCCcaagggcaggcagaggagaaaagcCATCACCAACCTGCAGGGTGACCTCCTATGCAGCTTTGGTGTGGATTCAGGCAGAATCCCACGATTGTGGAGAAAGTTAGAAAACATTCTTCCCTTTTCCAATTCCGTCCCATCTGTGAGGTCCGATTGTCCTACTGCGGGGGCTGATGCGAGACTGTGCACAGAAGCAGTCAGCCACAGCTGAGTTGTAGAAACTCGAGATGTATATTTTCATGGGAAATActacttttcattaaaaatttttgctgatatgtttatttttaaaggaattcatAAGTATTTTATGTTTCTGGGTTTAAAATGTAGTAAATGTCACTAGATGTAAACTATGGAAATGGTAGCTGCTTGGATTCCTCAACTTTTTAGGGCATATAAGGGATCCTGAGAATggcattcctttttatttatttatttatttatttttttaaagatttttatttatttatttgacagagagcgggaatagaagcaggaggaatgggagtaGGGAGGAGGcactgccgagcagggagcctgattcgggggttgatcacaggaccctgggatcgtgacctgaatcgaaggcagacatttaactgagccatccaggtgccccgagactggcttgctttttttcttcattttttaaaaaagattatttatttatttatttgacagagatcacaagtaggcagagagggagaggagaaagcaggcaccccaccaagtagagagccccatgtaggtctggatcccagggccctgggatcatgacctgagccaaaggcagaggttttaacccacctagccacccagccgccccgagACTGGCGTTCTTAATGTCTGGTTAATGCCAGTAGCCTGCCATGTTGGCCTTCTCTGGCCTACCACCTAGGTGAGATGGAGGCTGAGCGTGTGCGCCTGGCCAGGCTGTGCAGCCATGGTGCCATGCGGTCCTGGGAGTTGATGGCACTATGAGTGTTCCCATCACGATGACGCTTACAGCATTGCTGGTCCATGGTGGTGGTGCTAGGAAAGGCCAGGCTACAAGGAACTTGTTTGCAATTTGACACAAGTTGGGAAAGCCACGCTCAGCATGGATTCTGACCCTTGCtggccctgctctgcctgcctccatgGTGGCAGATctgaggggcagggagcaggggtcGTGGTGGCTTCTCCCTGTGGTGTCCTCTGTGCCCAGCACATGGTCAGCACCTGCTaagtacatacatgtatatatatatattttttaagatttatttatttcaggggcacctggatggctcagttgttaagtgtcttactcaactcagatcatgatcccagggtcctggaatcaagctccacatcaggctttctgcttggcgggaagcctgctttccctctcctgcttctccttcttgtgttccctctctcactctctttttgccaaatacataaataaaatcctcaaaaaacaataacaggggcacctgggtggctcagttggttaagctgctgccttcggttcaggtcatgattccggggtcctgggatcgagttccgcatcaggctccctgctcagcagagagcccacttctttctctccctctgcctgttgatctgcttacttgtgctatttttctgtcaaataaataaataaaaattttttaaaaacgaaaagaaattaaaaaaataaaaaaaacaataacgaagtttttttattttagagtgactgagcatgagcaggagggacagggagaggggagagagaatctgaagcagatcccatgctgagctcagagcccaactcggggcttgatctcacgaccctgagatcataacctgagcggacaCCAGGAGTTGGAAGCTTAATTGACTGTGTTGCCTAGGCACCCTgagtacacatttttaaattctt harbors:
- the UPF1 gene encoding regulator of nonsense transcripts 1 isoform X1 — encoded protein: MSVEAYGPSSQTLTFLDTEEAELLGADTQGSEFEFTDFTLPSQTQTPPGGPGGPGGGGAGGPVGAGAGAAAGQLDAQVGGPEGILQNGAVDDSVAKTSQLLAELNFEEDEEDTYYTKDLPVHACSYCGIHDPACVVYCNTSKKWFCNGRGNTSGSHIVNHLVRAKCKEVTLHKDGPLGETVLECYNCGCRNVFLLGFIPAKADSVVVLLCRQPCASQSSLKDINWDSSQWQPLIQDRCFLSWLVKIPSEQEQLRARQITAQQINKLEELWKENPSATLEDLEKPGVDEEPQHVLLRYEDAYQYQNIFGPLVKLEADYDKKLKESQTQDNITVRWDLGLNKKRIAYFTLPKTDSGNEDLVIIWLRDMRLMQGDEICLRYKGDLAPLWKGIGHVIKVPDNYGDEIAIELRSSVGAPVEVTHNFQVDFVWKSTSFDRMQSALKTFAVDETSVSGYIYHKLLGHEVEDVIIKCQLPKRFTAQGLPDLNHSQVYAVKTVLQRPLSLIQGPPGTGKTVTSATIVYHLARQGNGPVLVCAPSNIAVDQLTEKIHQTGLKVVRLCAKSREAIDSPVSFLALHNQIRNMDSMPELQKLQQLKDETGELSSADEKRYRALKRTAERELLMNADVICCTCVGAGDPRLAKMQFRSILIDESTQATEPECMVPVVLGAKQLILVGDHCQLGPVVMCKKAAKAGLSQSLFERLVVLGIRPIRLQVQYRMHPALSAFPSNIFYEGSLQNGVTAADRVKKGFDFQWPQPDKPMFFYVTQGQEEIASSGTSYLNRTEAANVEKITTKLLKAGAKPDQIGIITPYEGQRSYLVQYMQFSGSLHTKLYQEVEIASVDAFQGREKDFIILSCVRANEHQGIGFLNDPRRLNVALTRARYGVIIVGNPKALSKQPLWNHLLNYYKEQKVLVEGPLNNLRESLMQFSKPRKLVNTINPGARFMTTAMYDAREAIIPGSVYDRSSQGRPSNMYFQTHDQIGMISAGPSHVAAMNIPIPFNLVMPPMPPPGYFGQANGPAAGRGTPKGKTGRGGRQKNRFGLPGPSQTNLPNSQASQDVASQPFSQGALTQGYISMSQPSQMSQPGLSQPELSQDSYLGDEFKSQIDVALSQDSTYQGERAYQHGGVTGLSQY
- the UPF1 gene encoding regulator of nonsense transcripts 1 isoform X2, with amino-acid sequence MSVEAYGPSSQTLTFLDTEEAELLGADTQGSEFEFTDFTLPSQTQTPPGGPGGPGGGGAGGPVGAGAGAAAGQLDAQVGGPEGILQNGAVDDSVAKTSQLLAELNFEEDEEDTYYTKDLPVHACSYCGIHDPACVVYCNTSKKWFCNGRGNTSGSHIVNHLVRAKCKEVTLHKDGPLGETVLECYNCGCRNVFLLGFIPAKADSVVVLLCRQPCASQSSLKDINWDSSQWQPLIQDRCFLSWLVKIPSEQEQLRARQITAQQINKLEELWKENPSATLEDLEKPGVDEEPQHVLLRYEDAYQYQNIFGPLVKLEADYDKKLKESQTQDNITVRWDLGLNKKRIAYFTLPKTDSDMRLMQGDEICLRYKGDLAPLWKGIGHVIKVPDNYGDEIAIELRSSVGAPVEVTHNFQVDFVWKSTSFDRMQSALKTFAVDETSVSGYIYHKLLGHEVEDVIIKCQLPKRFTAQGLPDLNHSQVYAVKTVLQRPLSLIQGPPGTGKTVTSATIVYHLARQGNGPVLVCAPSNIAVDQLTEKIHQTGLKVVRLCAKSREAIDSPVSFLALHNQIRNMDSMPELQKLQQLKDETGELSSADEKRYRALKRTAERELLMNADVICCTCVGAGDPRLAKMQFRSILIDESTQATEPECMVPVVLGAKQLILVGDHCQLGPVVMCKKAAKAGLSQSLFERLVVLGIRPIRLQVQYRMHPALSAFPSNIFYEGSLQNGVTAADRVKKGFDFQWPQPDKPMFFYVTQGQEEIASSGTSYLNRTEAANVEKITTKLLKAGAKPDQIGIITPYEGQRSYLVQYMQFSGSLHTKLYQEVEIASVDAFQGREKDFIILSCVRANEHQGIGFLNDPRRLNVALTRARYGVIIVGNPKALSKQPLWNHLLNYYKEQKVLVEGPLNNLRESLMQFSKPRKLVNTINPGARFMTTAMYDAREAIIPGSVYDRSSQGRPSNMYFQTHDQIGMISAGPSHVAAMNIPIPFNLVMPPMPPPGYFGQANGPAAGRGTPKGKTGRGGRQKNRFGLPGPSQTNLPNSQASQDVASQPFSQGALTQGYISMSQPSQMSQPGLSQPELSQDSYLGDEFKSQIDVALSQDSTYQGERAYQHGGVTGLSQY